AACGGCCAGCACCGCCCGGGCCTGCATCTCGAAGATCGACTCCCCCTCGGGGAACCGCGCCGCCGACGGGGTCGCCTGCACCACCTTCCAGAGCGGCTCTCTGGCCAGCTCCTTGAGCGTCCGCCCGGTCCAGTCCCCGTAGCGGACCTCGCCCACGTCGTCCAGGGTGGTGACCTTCAGCCCCTTGGCGTCGGCCACCACCGCCGCCGTCTCCTGGCACCGCTCCAGCGGGCTCGCGTAGACCGCGTCCAGCGGCACCGGCCCCAGCCGCCCGGCCAGCCCCTCGGCCTGCTCCCGCCCCGCCTCCGACAGGTGCACCCCGGGCGTCCACCCCGACAGCCGCGCCCCGGTGTGCTCGGTCACCGCGTGTCGCAACAGCAGCAGAAGTCGCATCCCGCCATTCTACGGAGCACCCGGGCCGGCGCCCGGTCGGCGGGGAAGTGGTCCTTGACGTCTCGCCAGAAGGGTCGGCGACCGGGCCGCCGCTCAGGCGGCCCGGTCGGTCCGGGGGAACTGGACGGTGCCGGGGAGGGGGTCGGGGGCGACCCGGCTCAGGTCGGCGGTGGGCTGGACGAAGCGGGCGGGACGCCACCGGGGGATCGAGGGGCGGCCCAGGCGGAACCGGGCGGCGGCGGCGCGCAGGCCTTCGGACCGCTCGATCGCCAGCTGACCCATCAGGTCCGGGTGGGCGGTGGGGAACATGGGCTGCTCCTTGGGCTCGACGGTCGTGTTCTGTCGAGTCCATGATCCGTTCCTGAGGTAGGGTGGCCGCATCGGCCAACCGCCCTATCTCACCGGCCCAGGCTGCCTATATTGGCTGCTCAGGACGGCAAAGGGGGCCTAGATGGCGGCAGCCGCGGTGCTCGCCGGCGGGGCCAGCCGGCGGATGGGCCGCGACAAGGCGACCATGGCCGTCGGCGGGGTCGAGCTGGCCGCCCGCGTCCTGGCCGCGGCCGCCCAGGTCGCCGACCCGGTGGTGCTGGTCGCCCCCGAGGGCCATCCCGCCCGGCGGCTGGCCGCCCGCGCCGTGACCGACCCGGGGCAGGGGCCGTTGGCCGCGCTGGCCGCCGCCCTCGCCGCCCTCGACGCCGGCCATGTCCTGGTCCTGGCCGGCGACCATCCGGGGCTGCGGACCGAGCTGCTCGCCCACCTGGTCGCCCTGGCCGCCGGGGGCGAGGCGGTCGCCTGCCGGCGCGGCCCCCGCCTCGAGCCCCTGGTCGCGGTGTACCAGCGGGCCCCGGCGCTGGCCGCCGCCCGGGCCCGGCTGGCCGCCCCGGCCGGCGACCGCTCGCTCCTCGGCCTGCTGGCCGGCCTGCGCACGGTGGTCGTGGAGGAGCCGCGGTGGCGTCCCCTCGACCCGGACGGCCGCTCCTTCGTCGACCTCGACGACCCGGCCGACCTGGCGGCCTGGGACGCGGGCGCGCGCTAGGGTGCAGCCGGACGACACCACCCCAAACCGGAGGACATGCCATGGACACCGACAGCGAGCTCGAGGCGTTCCTGGAGCGCGTCCGCTCCCTGCTCGGCCCGAACCCGCCCGCGGTCGGCCCCGGCGAGGTCGAGGCCATCCTCGAGCTGGCCCGGGTGGCCGCCCACACCGCCGAGCGCCGGGCCGCCCCGGTGACCACCTACCTGGCCGGGCTCGTCCTGGCCGGGGCCGCCCCCGAGGCCCGCGAGGCGTTCCTGGACGACCTGGTGGTCAAGCTGGAGGTCGCCCGCTAGCCTCGGCCGGCCCGAGCCGCACCGGGTTGGTGAGCGCCACCATGGCCTCCGGGTGGGCGGCCGACCGGACCTCGGCCCGGACCCAGCCGGTGGCGGCCGCGGTGGTCGTCCACCGCAGCGTCTCGTCGTCGCCGGCCAGGCGGGCCTCCAGCACCGTTCCGGCGCCGCTGCGGAGCCGGGCCAGGCCGCCCGCCGCCCCCTCGACCCGCAGCCGGACCACGACCTCCTGGCCGGGGAGCACGTCCAGGCGCCCGCCGATCCCGGCCACCCGGCCGGCCCCGGCCGCCTCCAGCTCCAGGTCGACCGCGGCCGAGGCGGCCATCCAGCACCGGCCCGCGGCCAGCGCCGACAGCAGCGAGCGCCGGTCCAGCGCGTCGGCCAGGACCACGGTGTGGGGGTGGCCGACCCGGTCGGCGGGGCCGTGGGCGTCGCTGCCGGCCACCGCCGGCAGGAGGCGGCCGCCGCCGCCCCTGGCCAGCAGCCCGTCCCAGATGCCCAGGGCGGCCTCGTCGTCGGGCGTCCAGGGGCCGTTCCAGACCTCGACGGCGTCCAGGCCCTCGTAGCCGAAGCGCCAGGCGCAGCCGGGGAACGGGCAGAACGGGTGGGCGGCCACGGCCAGCCCGCCCCGGGCGTGCAGCTTGTCCAGGAGCCCGCCGAGGAGGCCGTCGGCGGCCCGGTGGCGCCAGTCGACGAGCGCGCCGGGGGCCAGGCCCAGGGCCAGCCAGTGCCCGTCGCGGGTGGTGACCTCCTGGCCGTCGAGGACGAGGAGGTCGGGGCCGGCGTGGGCGCCCCAGCCGAGGCTGGCGCTTGGCGTGTTGTGCTCGGTGGAGGCGACGAAGTCGAGCCCGGCCGCGCGGGCCTCGGCGGCCAGCTCGGCCGGGGTGCGCTGGCCGTCGGAGTGGACGGTGTGGCTGTGCAGGTCGCCCCGGTACCAGGCGCGGCCCCGGCCGGCGGCCCGCTCGGGCGCCGGGTCGGGGACGAAGGCCGGTCCCGGCGGCCCGGCGGCCAGCGACACCTCGACCTCCCAGGCCAGCCCCTGGGGGGCGACGGTGTAGGGGCCGAGCACGACCTGCCAGGTGCCCGGGTTGACCGGCCCCGGCAGGTAGCCCGGGGTCGCCCCCGACCCGCTGACCGCGAAGCCGTCCCGGGCCCCGCCCGACCACCCTCGGAAGCCCTCCGGGCCCACGCCCCGCTCGTCGAACAGGCCGAGGTCGAGGACGTTGCCGGGCACCCCGGGCGGGGTCGGCGGCCGGTCGTAGCGGTAGCGGACGGCCAGCTCGCCCACCCCCGGCGGCACCTCGACCGGCAGGTAGACCCAGTCGGGCCCGCCGGGACGGATGACGCCCCGGAGGCGGCGCTCCGCCGGGAGCCGGGCCACTCCTCAGGCGACCCCGAGGCGGGCGCGGATCTCGGCCTGGATCTCGTCCACGGGGCGGCTGGCGTCGACCTCGAGCACGACCTCCTTGGCCCGGAACAGCTCCAGCACCGGCCGGGTCTTCTCGTGGTAGTCGCGCAGTCGCGCCCGGACCGCCTCGGCGGTGTCGTCGGCCCTGGCCACCAGCTGGCCGCCGCAGACGTCGCACACGTCGGGGACGGCCGGGCGGTGGGAC
This DNA window, taken from Actinomycetota bacterium, encodes the following:
- a CDS encoding NTP transferase domain-containing protein, encoding MAAAAVLAGGASRRMGRDKATMAVGGVELAARVLAAAAQVADPVVLVAPEGHPARRLAARAVTDPGQGPLAALAAALAALDAGHVLVLAGDHPGLRTELLAHLVALAAGGEAVACRRGPRLEPLVAVYQRAPALAAARARLAAPAGDRSLLGLLAGLRTVVVEEPRWRPLDPDGRSFVDLDDPADLAAWDAGAR
- a CDS encoding MSMEG_4193 family putative phosphomutase encodes the protein MRLLLLLRHAVTEHTGARLSGWTPGVHLSEAGREQAEGLAGRLGPVPLDAVYASPLERCQETAAVVADAKGLKVTTLDDVGEVRYGDWTGRTLKELAREPLWKVVQATPSAARFPEGESIFEMQARAVLAVERLREAHPSQTVALCSHADVIKALVCHYLGMHLDLFQRVVVSPASVTAIGFGPAPALVRLNDVGGSGDLVPPKKKERRHRRGEAARAEP
- a CDS encoding DUF6457 domain-containing protein translates to MDTDSELEAFLERVRSLLGPNPPAVGPGEVEAILELARVAAHTAERRAAPVTTYLAGLVLAGAAPEAREAFLDDLVVKLEVAR
- a CDS encoding CehA/McbA family metallohydrolase → MARLPAERRLRGVIRPGGPDWVYLPVEVPPGVGELAVRYRYDRPPTPPGVPGNVLDLGLFDERGVGPEGFRGWSGGARDGFAVSGSGATPGYLPGPVNPGTWQVVLGPYTVAPQGLAWEVEVSLAAGPPGPAFVPDPAPERAAGRGRAWYRGDLHSHTVHSDGQRTPAELAAEARAAGLDFVASTEHNTPSASLGWGAHAGPDLLVLDGQEVTTRDGHWLALGLAPGALVDWRHRAADGLLGGLLDKLHARGGLAVAAHPFCPFPGCAWRFGYEGLDAVEVWNGPWTPDDEAALGIWDGLLARGGGGRLLPAVAGSDAHGPADRVGHPHTVVLADALDRRSLLSALAAGRCWMAASAAVDLELEAAGAGRVAGIGGRLDVLPGQEVVVRLRVEGAAGGLARLRSGAGTVLEARLAGDDETLRWTTTAAATGWVRAEVRSAAHPEAMVALTNPVRLGPAEASGRPPA